The proteins below come from a single Serpentinimonas raichei genomic window:
- a CDS encoding ABC transporter ATP-binding protein, which yields MQPDSDQPTREASTGPPLLQVRGLRVAFGGQEVVHGIDFELAAGERLALVGESGSGKTVSALSLLRLMPEAEVHGCALLQGRDLLQLSERELRGVRGDEVACIFQEPMTALNPLYTVGNQIGEILLYKKGLSPRQADARVVELLAATGMPEPARRARAYPHQLSGGQRQRAMIAMALASEPRLLIADEPTTALDASLRTQMLELLGTLQQRLGMALLLITHDLHLVQRFADRVLVMERGHLVEQGPVQRVFEQAQHPYTRRLLGSRPRRGFGPQPPVAAEPVLRARQLVVAYEVPRPGLAGWFRSGRFEAVRGIDFELPPGRTLGVVGESGSGKSTLALAALGLLRHQGELQIMGQAWGDPGVGQGRANTPRLRRLRQQVQVVFQDPYSSLSPRLNIEQIVGEGLLIHEPLLSVEQRRTRVLQALHEVGLLPEAPTVDAQGAPNAQGQHNQALLRWLQRYPHEFSGGQRQRIAIARALILQPRLLVLDEPTSALDVTVQQQVLELLLRLQRQHGLSYLLITHDLDVIWALAHHVMVLQGGAVVEQGSAEQVLQSPQHSYTQSLLQACAPLSQSAPASQTSQTDQSHEG from the coding sequence ATGCAGCCCGATTCCGATCAGCCCACCCGCGAAGCCAGCACGGGGCCGCCGCTGCTGCAAGTGCGCGGCCTGCGCGTGGCGTTTGGCGGGCAGGAAGTGGTGCATGGGATCGATTTCGAGCTCGCCGCTGGTGAGCGGCTGGCGCTGGTGGGCGAATCGGGCTCGGGCAAAACGGTGTCGGCGCTGAGCCTGCTGCGCCTTATGCCCGAGGCCGAGGTGCATGGGTGCGCGCTGCTGCAAGGGCGCGACCTGTTGCAGTTGAGCGAGCGCGAGCTGCGCGGGGTGCGCGGCGACGAGGTGGCCTGCATCTTCCAGGAGCCCATGACGGCGCTCAATCCGCTCTACACCGTGGGCAACCAGATCGGCGAAATCCTGCTCTACAAAAAAGGCTTGAGCCCGCGCCAGGCCGATGCGCGGGTGGTGGAGCTGCTGGCCGCCACCGGCATGCCCGAACCGGCGCGGCGTGCCCGCGCCTACCCGCACCAGCTCAGCGGCGGCCAGCGCCAGCGCGCCATGATCGCCATGGCGCTGGCCAGCGAGCCCCGCTTGCTGATCGCCGACGAGCCCACCACCGCCCTCGACGCCAGCCTGCGCACCCAGATGCTGGAGCTGTTGGGCACGCTGCAGCAGCGCCTCGGGATGGCGCTGCTGCTGATCACGCACGACCTGCACCTGGTGCAGCGCTTTGCCGACCGGGTGCTGGTGATGGAGCGTGGCCACCTGGTGGAGCAAGGCCCGGTGCAGCGCGTGTTCGAGCAGGCGCAGCACCCCTACACGCGCCGCTTGCTGGGCAGCCGCCCCCGGCGCGGGTTCGGGCCGCAGCCACCGGTTGCAGCAGAACCCGTGCTGCGCGCGCGCCAACTGGTGGTGGCCTACGAGGTGCCGCGTCCCGGTTTGGCGGGCTGGTTTCGCAGCGGCCGCTTCGAGGCCGTGCGCGGCATCGATTTCGAGCTGCCGCCCGGGCGCACGCTGGGTGTGGTGGGCGAGTCGGGTTCGGGCAAATCCACGCTGGCACTGGCCGCACTCGGGCTGCTGCGGCACCAGGGCGAGTTGCAGATCATGGGCCAGGCTTGGGGCGACCCCGGCGTGGGCCAGGGGCGCGCCAACACGCCGCGACTGCGCCGCCTGCGCCAGCAGGTGCAGGTGGTGTTCCAAGACCCCTATTCCAGCCTGTCGCCGCGCCTGAACATCGAGCAGATCGTGGGCGAGGGTTTGCTCATCCATGAGCCGCTGTTGAGCGTGGAGCAGCGCCGCACGCGCGTGCTGCAGGCGCTGCACGAAGTTGGGCTGCTGCCCGAGGCGCCGACAGTGGACGCGCAAGGCGCACCAAACGCCCAAGGGCAGCACAACCAGGCGCTGCTGCGCTGGTTGCAGCGCTACCCGCACGAGTTTTCGGGCGGCCAGCGCCAGCGCATCGCCATCGCGCGCGCCCTGATCCTGCAGCCGCGCCTGCTGGTGCTCGACGAGCCCACTTCGGCGCTCGACGTCACGGTGCAGCAGCAGGTGCTGGAGCTGCTGCTGCGGCTGCAGCGCCAGCATGGCCTGAGCTACCTGCTCATCACGCACGACCTGGACGTGATCTGGGCCTTGGCGCACCACGTCATGGTGTTGCAGGGCGGGGCGGTGGTCGAGCAAGGCAGCGCCGAGCAGGTGTTACAGTCACCCCAGCACTCCTACACGCAAAGCCTGCTGCAAGCCTGTGCGCCGCTGTCGCAGAGCGCCCCAGCGAGCCAGACCAGTCAGACCGACCAGAGCCACGAAGGCTAG
- a CDS encoding DUF2189 domain-containing protein, with translation MNEPPTPHPTAHPISVTAPLRWLALGWQDLRTNPVPGLLHGLAAALFGAGLLWFADGHFWWLAGAFSGLVLVAPVVLVGLLLVSRHAQLGQRAQMGAVFKLWREADPRLVLFGVLLALAGTAWVLLSAGLLAFWAPQPIGTLDDFVAHVLLAPNDGLFVGWVMLGALLAAPVFASSVVTLPLLLDTEQPLPVAVGHSWRVVAQYPVVMVLWALLIALLVGVGLLTGMLGLIVALPWLGHASWHAYVDLKRAGTFGLPGSWGGVQ, from the coding sequence ATGAACGAACCGCCCACACCGCATCCGACCGCGCACCCCATCAGCGTCACCGCCCCCTTGCGCTGGCTGGCGCTAGGCTGGCAGGATTTGCGCACCAACCCGGTGCCGGGCTTGCTGCACGGCTTGGCTGCGGCCCTGTTTGGAGCCGGCTTGCTGTGGTTTGCCGATGGCCATTTCTGGTGGTTGGCGGGGGCGTTTTCGGGCTTGGTGCTGGTAGCACCCGTGGTGTTGGTCGGCCTCTTGCTGGTCAGCCGCCACGCCCAGTTGGGCCAGCGGGCTCAAATGGGAGCCGTATTCAAGCTGTGGCGCGAGGCCGACCCGCGCCTGGTTCTGTTTGGGGTTTTGCTCGCCTTGGCCGGCACGGCTTGGGTGTTGCTTTCGGCGGGCTTGCTTGCCTTCTGGGCGCCACAGCCCATCGGCACCTTGGACGACTTCGTGGCGCACGTGCTGCTGGCCCCCAACGACGGATTGTTTGTTGGCTGGGTCATGCTGGGGGCGTTGCTGGCGGCCCCGGTGTTTGCGTCCAGCGTGGTGACGCTGCCGCTGCTGCTCGACACCGAGCAGCCCTTGCCGGTGGCGGTGGGGCACAGTTGGCGCGTGGTGGCGCAGTACCCGGTGGTCATGGTGCTCTGGGCGCTCTTGATCGCCCTCTTGGTCGGGGTGGGCTTGCTCACTGGCATGTTGGGCCTGATCGTGGCGTTGCCGTGGCTGGGGCATGCCAGCTGGCACGCCTATGTGGATTTGAAGCGGGCGGGCACTTTTGGCCTGCCGGGCTCATGGGGTGGAGTGCAATAA
- a CDS encoding DUF2788 domain-containing protein produces the protein MPGTVLGFTEAQIASFGLTVGLGGFILFMLFIVLNLARESKAGKFGTFVLLLVLSFGMLGFLAKSVIKWFVE, from the coding sequence ATGCCAGGTACCGTATTGGGCTTTACCGAAGCGCAGATCGCCTCTTTCGGTCTTACCGTTGGCCTTGGCGGCTTCATCCTCTTCATGCTGTTCATCGTGCTCAACCTGGCGCGCGAATCGAAGGCGGGGAAATTTGGCACTTTCGTGCTGCTGCTGGTGCTCTCCTTTGGCATGCTGGGCTTTTTGGCCAAGAGCGTGATCAAATGGTTCGTTGAATAG
- a CDS encoding GspE/PulE family protein has translation MSRNQFELPDLLQDEVLEVGQTGLICSADGWGEQSVEGQLIDFDPAARVVKIRPAGQLRSLSLKFNQIKRLKIDAHPDRAAAQGHTDAHSLELSPSTHSFLVSLRDGALYSGICQGFRKTEQGLWIFPKPVLEGDPQRVFVPKNGILRFELRSGDVSQIADTDFAQTLLHEWVHTQPLAPAPADPVSVVENLADLQRALQRQANLKPVPIGEALVGLGKLTQEQLTQVLGWQQADQSRQPLGQLLLDKGLVSAADLQTAFARKMGYPFVSLNKFPIDAQALRRVPFALAQRLQVLPLVEQGSALVVAMADPLQFRVIDDLEFTTQRKILPVVSVSAEIGERIQQAYREVGLSDLAHAAATPPARGQSPRPGPVQQPQDAVQLAVELAGDAKDELDEKPIEQSDNTLVRLINSMIAEAYQQGASDIHIEPYPGRQKLLIRFRVDGQMRNYLELPASYRNALVARIKIMCDLDISERRKPQDGKINFSKFGNLPIELRVATVPTAGGLEDVVLRLLSSSEPVSLEQLQLNARNLERFEALVERPYGLFLCVGPTGSGKTTTLHSALRRINTPNRKIWTAEDPVEITQRGLRQIQVNPKIGWTFAAALRTLLRADPDVIMVGEIRDHETAEIAIEASLTGHLVFSTLHTNSAAETVVRLIDLGVDPFSFADSLQGVLAQRLVRRVCKHCAVEQPLEAAQVDELLRDYQALLPAAHPLRQGQSLLDEWMQRYAKDGRLWISHAAGCEQCAHTGYAGRLALHELLCSSPEMRRLVQTRARSAEMQHLAIDEGMRTLRQDGLEKLLQGLTSLAEVRSNTMG, from the coding sequence ATGAGCCGCAACCAATTCGAATTGCCCGACCTGCTTCAAGACGAAGTGCTTGAAGTCGGACAAACGGGCCTGATCTGCAGCGCCGACGGTTGGGGCGAGCAATCGGTTGAAGGCCAATTGATCGATTTCGATCCGGCTGCCCGTGTCGTCAAAATCCGCCCCGCCGGACAGTTGCGCAGCCTGAGTCTGAAGTTCAACCAGATCAAGCGCCTGAAAATCGACGCCCACCCCGATCGCGCGGCTGCGCAGGGCCATACCGACGCGCACAGCCTCGAACTCTCGCCCAGCACCCATTCCTTTTTGGTGTCGTTGCGCGACGGGGCGCTGTATTCCGGGATTTGCCAGGGTTTTCGCAAAACCGAGCAAGGCTTGTGGATTTTCCCCAAGCCGGTGTTGGAGGGCGACCCGCAGCGTGTTTTTGTGCCAAAAAACGGCATTTTGCGCTTTGAGCTGCGTTCGGGGGATGTGAGCCAGATTGCCGACACCGACTTTGCCCAGACGCTGTTGCACGAATGGGTGCACACGCAGCCCCTTGCACCCGCTCCAGCCGATCCGGTCAGCGTGGTGGAAAACCTGGCCGATTTGCAGCGCGCCCTGCAAAGGCAAGCCAACCTGAAGCCCGTCCCCATAGGCGAAGCCCTGGTGGGTTTGGGGAAACTCACGCAAGAGCAACTCACGCAGGTGCTGGGATGGCAACAAGCCGACCAAAGCCGGCAGCCACTGGGGCAGTTGCTGCTAGACAAAGGACTGGTGTCTGCGGCCGATTTGCAGACCGCCTTTGCCCGAAAAATGGGCTACCCCTTTGTCAGCTTGAACAAGTTCCCGATCGATGCGCAGGCTTTGCGCCGCGTCCCCTTTGCCTTGGCGCAGCGCTTGCAGGTGCTGCCGCTGGTCGAGCAGGGTTCTGCGTTGGTGGTGGCAATGGCCGATCCGCTGCAGTTTCGGGTCATCGACGACCTCGAGTTCACCACCCAGCGCAAAATTCTGCCGGTGGTGAGCGTGAGCGCCGAAATAGGCGAACGCATCCAGCAAGCCTACCGCGAGGTGGGCCTGAGCGATTTGGCCCATGCCGCCGCGACGCCCCCTGCGCGCGGCCAGTCGCCTCGTCCAGGCCCGGTCCAGCAACCCCAAGACGCGGTGCAATTGGCGGTCGAGCTCGCCGGTGACGCCAAAGACGAACTCGATGAAAAACCCATCGAGCAGTCCGACAACACTTTGGTGCGGCTGATCAATTCCATGATCGCCGAAGCGTATCAGCAAGGGGCTTCCGATATTCATATCGAACCCTACCCAGGGCGGCAAAAGCTGTTGATTCGCTTTCGCGTCGATGGCCAGATGCGCAACTACCTCGAGTTGCCTGCCAGCTACCGCAATGCCCTGGTGGCGCGCATCAAAATCATGTGCGATCTGGATATTTCAGAGCGCCGCAAACCGCAAGACGGGAAAATCAATTTTTCCAAATTCGGCAATTTGCCAATCGAATTGCGGGTGGCCACCGTTCCCACCGCGGGCGGGCTCGAAGACGTGGTGTTGCGGCTGCTGTCTTCGTCCGAGCCGGTGTCGCTGGAGCAGTTGCAGCTCAATGCCCGCAATCTGGAACGCTTCGAGGCGCTGGTCGAGCGTCCCTATGGCTTGTTTCTGTGCGTAGGCCCGACCGGCTCCGGCAAAACCACCACCTTGCATTCGGCGCTGCGGCGCATCAACACCCCGAATCGCAAAATCTGGACCGCCGAAGACCCGGTCGAAATCACCCAGCGCGGCTTGCGCCAGATTCAGGTCAACCCCAAAATCGGCTGGACTTTCGCCGCCGCGCTGCGCACCCTGTTGCGCGCCGACCCGGATGTGATCATGGTGGGCGAAATCCGCGACCACGAAACGGCGGAAATCGCCATCGAGGCCTCGCTCACCGGGCACTTGGTGTTTTCTACCCTGCACACCAATTCGGCCGCCGAAACCGTGGTGCGCCTGATCGATCTGGGGGTGGATCCCTTTTCGTTTGCCGATTCCCTGCAAGGGGTGTTGGCGCAGCGCCTGGTGCGCCGGGTGTGCAAACATTGTGCGGTCGAGCAGCCGCTTGAGGCGGCCCAAGTCGACGAGCTGCTGCGCGATTACCAGGCCCTGTTGCCGGCGGCGCACCCGTTGCGCCAAGGCCAGTCCTTGCTGGACGAATGGATGCAGCGCTATGCCAAGGATGGGCGTTTGTGGATTTCCCACGCCGCGGGTTGCGAGCAGTGCGCCCATACCGGCTATGCCGGCCGTTTGGCGTTGCACGAGTTGTTGTGCAGCAGCCCCGAGATGCGCCGCCTCGTTCAAACCCGCGCGCGCTCAGCCGAGATGCAACACCTGGCCATCGATGAGGGCATGCGCACCCTGCGCCAAGACGGCCTTGAAAAACTGCTGCAAGGCCTGACCAGCCTGGCCGAGGTGCGCTCCAACACCATGGGCTGA
- a CDS encoding acyl-CoA dehydrogenase family protein, which produces MHFDYSPKVQDLQARLQAFMDAHIYPNEARFMDEVAANRARGNPWRPTELVERLKPLARAAGLWNLFLPNSPRAPEGLSNLEYAPLCEIMGRVSFAPEVFNCSAPDTGNMETLERYASEALKDRWLAPLLRGEIRSAFLMTEPEVASSDATNIQCRIEREGDELRINGRKWWSSGAGDPRCAVFILMGKTDPQAPRHAQQSMVVVPADAPGVHIERALTVFGYDDAPHGHMELRLENVRVPASHILLGAGRGFEIAQGRLGPGRIHHCMRSIGAAERALELMCQRLTRRVAFGKPLAAQSVWHERIAESRCLIEQARLLTLKAAYMMDTVGNKVAKAEIAMIKVVAPNVACQVLDWAIQAHGGAGVSQDFVLAQSYANQRTLRLADGPDEVHRMAIAKLELARHQVQATTELEPPVTRGC; this is translated from the coding sequence ATGCACTTCGATTACAGCCCCAAGGTTCAAGACTTGCAAGCGCGCCTGCAAGCCTTCATGGACGCGCACATCTACCCCAACGAAGCGCGCTTCATGGACGAAGTGGCCGCCAACCGCGCCCGTGGCAACCCGTGGCGCCCCACCGAGCTGGTCGAACGGCTCAAGCCGCTGGCCCGCGCCGCCGGGCTGTGGAACCTGTTTTTACCCAACTCGCCGCGCGCCCCCGAGGGCCTGAGCAACCTCGAGTACGCGCCGCTGTGCGAAATCATGGGCCGCGTGAGCTTTGCGCCCGAGGTGTTCAACTGCTCCGCGCCCGACACTGGCAACATGGAGACGCTGGAGCGCTACGCCAGCGAGGCGCTCAAAGACCGCTGGCTCGCCCCCTTGCTGCGCGGCGAGATCCGCTCAGCCTTTTTGATGACCGAGCCCGAAGTGGCCTCGTCCGACGCCACCAACATCCAGTGCCGCATCGAGCGCGAGGGCGACGAGCTGCGCATCAACGGGCGCAAGTGGTGGTCCTCCGGCGCCGGCGACCCGCGCTGCGCCGTTTTCATCCTGATGGGCAAAACCGACCCGCAAGCGCCCCGGCACGCGCAACAGTCCATGGTCGTGGTGCCGGCCGACGCGCCGGGGGTACACATCGAGCGCGCGCTCACCGTGTTTGGCTACGACGACGCCCCGCACGGCCACATGGAGCTGCGGCTAGAAAACGTGCGCGTGCCCGCCAGCCACATTTTGCTCGGGGCCGGGCGCGGTTTCGAGATCGCCCAAGGCCGCCTCGGGCCGGGGCGCATCCACCACTGCATGCGCTCCATCGGCGCCGCCGAGCGCGCGCTGGAGCTGATGTGCCAGCGCCTGACGCGGCGCGTGGCCTTTGGCAAGCCGCTGGCGGCGCAAAGCGTCTGGCACGAGCGCATCGCCGAGTCGCGCTGCCTGATCGAGCAAGCGCGGCTGCTGACCCTCAAAGCCGCCTACATGATGGACACCGTGGGCAACAAAGTCGCCAAGGCCGAAATCGCCATGATCAAGGTCGTGGCCCCCAACGTGGCCTGCCAAGTGCTCGATTGGGCCATTCAGGCGCACGGCGGCGCCGGGGTGTCGCAAGATTTTGTGCTGGCGCAAAGCTACGCCAACCAGCGCACCCTGCGCCTAGCCGACGGCCCCGACGAGGTGCACCGGATGGCCATCGCCAAGCTGGAGCTGGCGCGCCACCAAGTGCAGGCCACCACCGAACTCGAGCCGCCAGTGACACGCGGCTGCTAA
- a CDS encoding phosphotransferase — protein MSEPSCPTPAPRPAALPFEAAALEQWLSAHLEGFEGPLQIEKFPGGQSNPTYRLRTAQRDWVLRSKPGPAAKLLPSAHAIEREFRVMRALADTAVPVPRMEALCEDESVIGRAFYLMQYVPGRILWEQSLPGLDAAQRRAHYLEMNRVLAALHRVDVQAVGLADYGKPGNYFERQIARWSKQYQASVTQPIAAMERLIDWLPTHIPALARDDSRLCVVHGDFRLDNLVFHPEQAQVLAVLDWELSTLGHPLADFSYHCMAWHIEPGLFRGIAGLDLPALGIPSEREYIERYCAHTGFFDPEALQQDWNFFLAYNLFRLAAILQGIAKRVEAGTASSAQARQSGAGARPLAELAWSYAQRA, from the coding sequence ATGTCTGAACCCTCCTGCCCCACCCCAGCCCCACGGCCTGCGGCCCTGCCCTTTGAAGCCGCCGCGCTGGAGCAGTGGCTGAGCGCGCACCTTGAGGGCTTTGAGGGCCCTTTGCAAATCGAGAAATTTCCCGGCGGCCAGTCCAACCCCACTTACCGCCTGCGCACCGCGCAGCGCGACTGGGTGCTGCGCAGCAAACCCGGGCCGGCGGCCAAGCTGCTGCCTTCGGCGCACGCGATCGAGCGCGAATTTCGCGTCATGCGCGCGCTGGCCGACACCGCGGTGCCGGTGCCGCGCATGGAGGCGCTGTGCGAAGACGAATCCGTGATCGGGCGCGCCTTTTACCTGATGCAATACGTGCCCGGGCGCATCCTGTGGGAGCAGTCGCTGCCGGGCTTGGATGCGGCGCAACGGCGCGCCCACTACCTGGAAATGAACCGGGTGCTGGCGGCGCTGCACCGGGTCGATGTGCAGGCCGTGGGCCTGGCCGACTACGGCAAACCCGGCAACTACTTCGAGCGCCAAATCGCGCGCTGGAGCAAGCAGTACCAGGCCTCGGTGACGCAACCCATCGCCGCAATGGAGCGCCTGATCGACTGGCTGCCCACCCACATCCCGGCGCTGGCGCGCGACGACAGCCGCCTGTGCGTGGTGCACGGCGACTTTCGGCTCGACAACCTGGTGTTCCACCCCGAGCAAGCGCAGGTGCTGGCGGTGCTGGACTGGGAGCTTTCCACCCTCGGGCACCCGCTGGCCGATTTCAGCTACCACTGCATGGCCTGGCACATCGAGCCGGGGCTGTTTCGCGGCATTGCCGGGCTGGATCTGCCCGCTTTGGGGATTCCCAGCGAGCGCGAATACATCGAGCGCTATTGCGCCCACACCGGTTTTTTCGACCCCGAGGCGCTGCAGCAGGACTGGAATTTCTTCCTCGCCTACAACCTGTTTAGGCTGGCGGCGATTTTGCAAGGCATCGCCAAGCGGGTCGAGGCCGGCACCGCTTCCAGCGCCCAAGCGCGCCAGTCGGGTGCCGGAGCGCGCCCCTTGGCCGAACTGGCTTGGTCTTATGCCCAGCGCGCCTAG
- a CDS encoding Crp/Fnr family transcriptional regulator, giving the protein MDEPILTMQEREAINGGRWFNTLSPSLRHDILRCAYVKRFLDGELIAARGDPPNEWSAVAKGAVRVSSTSLAGKQVTLTYVEPGVWFGEIAMFDGERRTHDAYAHGATSLLCVARKDFQKILAQHVELYEALLRLQARRIRNLFGLVEDLNTLPLRARLAKQLLHLSRSYGVPCLANASETRIGLQLAQEELAQMLGASRQRVNQELKSMERELAIRIEPGGLVVCDRSALLRIAAAEN; this is encoded by the coding sequence ATGGACGAACCGATACTGACAATGCAGGAACGCGAGGCCATCAACGGCGGTCGCTGGTTCAACACCCTTTCACCCTCTTTGCGGCACGACATCCTTCGATGCGCTTACGTCAAACGCTTCCTCGATGGCGAGCTGATCGCCGCCCGCGGCGACCCGCCCAACGAATGGTCGGCGGTGGCCAAGGGCGCGGTGCGGGTGAGCTCGACCTCGCTGGCGGGCAAGCAGGTCACGCTCACCTACGTCGAGCCCGGGGTCTGGTTTGGCGAGATTGCCATGTTCGACGGCGAGCGCCGCACCCACGACGCCTACGCGCACGGGGCCACTTCGCTGCTGTGCGTGGCGCGCAAAGATTTTCAGAAAATCCTGGCCCAGCACGTCGAACTCTACGAGGCGCTGCTTCGCTTGCAGGCGCGGCGCATCCGCAATCTGTTCGGGCTGGTGGAAGACCTCAACACCCTGCCCTTGCGCGCGCGGCTGGCCAAGCAGTTGCTGCATCTGTCGCGCAGCTACGGCGTGCCTTGCCTGGCCAACGCCAGCGAGACCCGCATCGGCCTGCAACTGGCACAAGAAGAGCTGGCGCAGATGCTGGGGGCCTCGCGCCAGCGCGTCAACCAAGAGCTCAAATCGATGGAGCGCGAGCTGGCCATCCGCATCGAGCCCGGCGGGCTGGTGGTGTGCGACCGCAGCGCCCTGCTGCGCATTGCAGCCGCCGAAAACTAA
- a CDS encoding oxepin-CoA hydrolase, alternative type: MTACLKSHSHDATLVLTLSDPERRNALGPEVYAAAVEALNVAERSTEVRSVIITGEGAHFCAGGNLQRLLNNREQAVQVQADSIEGLHIWIEALRSFPKPVVAAVEGACAGAGFSLALACDFLLAARNSVFALSYINVGLSPDGGASWSLARRLPRAVALELLMRGERIEPQRLLQLGLINRLCEPGQALHEALHWCDSLNALAPNALASIKELVNEAPTHSLHQQLRQEREHFVQNLHHTNGGEGIRAFLEKRPPHYR, from the coding sequence ATGACCGCCTGCTTAAAAAGCCACAGCCACGATGCCACCTTGGTGTTGACCCTCAGCGACCCCGAGCGCCGCAACGCACTCGGACCCGAGGTCTACGCCGCCGCGGTCGAAGCGCTCAACGTCGCTGAGCGCAGCACCGAAGTGCGCTCGGTCATCATCACCGGTGAAGGGGCGCATTTTTGTGCCGGCGGCAACCTGCAGCGCCTGCTTAACAACCGCGAACAAGCCGTGCAGGTGCAGGCCGACAGCATCGAGGGCCTGCACATCTGGATCGAGGCCTTGCGCAGCTTCCCCAAGCCGGTGGTGGCGGCGGTCGAGGGGGCATGCGCCGGGGCTGGGTTTTCGCTCGCGCTGGCCTGCGATTTCCTGCTGGCGGCGCGCAACAGCGTGTTTGCCCTGTCCTACATCAACGTGGGCCTCTCGCCCGACGGCGGCGCCAGTTGGAGCCTAGCGCGCCGGCTGCCGCGTGCCGTTGCGCTGGAATTGCTGATGCGCGGTGAGCGCATCGAGCCGCAGCGCCTGCTGCAACTGGGGCTGATCAACCGCCTGTGCGAGCCCGGGCAGGCGCTGCACGAGGCGCTGCACTGGTGCGACAGCCTCAACGCCTTGGCCCCCAATGCGCTGGCCAGCATCAAAGAGCTGGTCAACGAGGCGCCCACCCACAGCCTGCACCAGCAACTGCGCCAAGAGCGCGAGCACTTCGTGCAAAACCTGCATCACACCAACGGCGGCGAAGGGATTCGGGCCTTTCTGGAAAAACGCCCGCCGCACTACCGCTGA
- a CDS encoding D-2-hydroxyacid dehydrogenase family protein: protein MNIVILDDYQDAVRKLACAAKLEAFPAKVFTNNIKGVGQLSVRLRDAQALVLIRERTHITRQLLDKLPKLRLIAQTGSVGPHIDLDACTEHGVAVAEGKGSPVAPAELTWALILAAMRRLPHYVAHLKHGVWQQSGLKTAALPPNFGLGMVLHGKTLGLWSYGRIGKLVAGYGRAFGMRVLVWGSEATRLQAVADGFEVAASKAELLAQSDVLSLHLRLGPSTQGCLSFEDLSLMKPSAVLVNTSRAELIQPDALVAALNRGRPGMAAVDVFESEPILQGHALLRLENCICTPHIGFVEQESYEKYFSAAFDNILNFIKGTPSHIVNPGALHYQR, encoded by the coding sequence ATGAATATCGTGATTCTCGACGACTACCAGGATGCGGTGCGCAAGCTCGCCTGCGCCGCCAAGCTCGAAGCCTTTCCGGCCAAGGTGTTTACCAACAACATCAAGGGCGTGGGGCAGTTGTCGGTGCGCCTGCGCGACGCCCAGGCGCTGGTGCTGATTCGCGAGCGCACCCACATCACGCGCCAGTTGCTCGACAAACTGCCCAAGCTGCGCCTGATCGCCCAGACCGGGTCGGTGGGCCCGCACATCGACCTCGATGCCTGCACCGAACACGGAGTGGCAGTGGCCGAAGGCAAGGGCTCGCCGGTGGCCCCGGCCGAGCTCACCTGGGCGCTGATTCTGGCCGCCATGCGCCGCCTGCCGCACTACGTGGCGCATCTGAAACACGGGGTTTGGCAACAATCGGGCCTAAAAACCGCCGCCCTGCCGCCCAATTTTGGCCTTGGCATGGTGCTGCACGGCAAAACGCTGGGCCTGTGGAGCTATGGCCGCATTGGCAAACTGGTGGCTGGCTACGGGCGCGCTTTTGGCATGCGCGTGCTGGTCTGGGGCAGCGAGGCGACGCGCTTGCAGGCCGTGGCCGACGGCTTTGAAGTGGCTGCCTCCAAGGCCGAGCTGCTGGCGCAGTCCGACGTGCTCAGCCTGCACCTGCGCTTGGGGCCCAGTACCCAGGGCTGCCTGAGCTTTGAAGACTTGAGCCTGATGAAACCCAGCGCCGTGCTGGTCAACACCTCGCGCGCCGAACTGATCCAGCCCGATGCCTTGGTGGCGGCCCTCAACCGCGGCCGCCCCGGCATGGCGGCGGTGGATGTGTTCGAGTCCGAACCGATTTTGCAAGGGCACGCCCTGCTGCGTCTGGAAAACTGCATCTGCACCCCGCACATCGGCTTTGTCGAGCAAGAGAGCTACGAAAAGTATTTTTCGGCCGCCTTCGACAACATCCTCAACTTCATCAAAGGCACCCCCTCCCACATCGTCAACCCGGGGGCGCTGCATTACCAGCGCTAA